A single region of the Candidatus Nealsonbacteria bacterium genome encodes:
- a CDS encoding site-2 protease family protein, which produces MEIIFILIVLFFSIVIHEVAHGSMAYHLGDSTAKHSGRLSLNPLKHIDFFGTILLPLFLILMTQGRGPIFGWAKPVPVNPYNFQDQKWGMLKVAIAGPAVNFLIALIFGFSIRFLNLPQPFLFFFSIIVIYNFLWGIFNLIPLPPLDGSHILFTFLPEKFSEIKLFLQQYGFFILIFFIFFGLGRIFQGAILLYYLITGQPFII; this is translated from the coding sequence ATGGAAATTATTTTTATTTTAATTGTTTTGTTTTTTTCAATCGTTATTCATGAAGTAGCTCACGGCAGCATGGCTTATCATTTGGGTGATTCCACGGCTAAACATAGCGGACGTCTTTCTTTAAATCCCTTAAAACATATTGATTTTTTTGGAACAATTTTACTTCCCTTATTTTTAATTTTAATGACTCAGGGACGGGGTCCAATTTTTGGCTGGGCAAAACCGGTACCGGTTAATCCTTACAATTTTCAGGACCAAAAATGGGGGATGTTAAAGGTGGCAATTGCCGGTCCGGCTGTTAATTTTTTAATCGCTCTTATTTTCGGTTTTTCAATTAGATTTTTGAACTTACCTCAACCGTTCTTATTTTTCTTTAGCATTATCGTCATTTACAATTTTTTGTGGGGAATTTTCAATTTAATTCCTTTGCCGCCACTTGACGGCTCTCATATTCTTTTTACTTTTTTACCCGAAAAGTTTTCCGAAATTAAACTTTTTTTGCAACAATACGGATTTTTTATTTTGATTTTTTTTATTTTTTTTGGTCTAGGCCGGATATTCCAAGGAGCAATACTGCTTTATTATTTAATCACCGGTCAACCATTCATCATTTGA